In Trifolium pratense cultivar HEN17-A07 linkage group LG7, ARS_RC_1.1, whole genome shotgun sequence, a genomic segment contains:
- the LOC123895408 gene encoding serine carboxypeptidase-like 11, with protein sequence MAKFSSSYGNVLLVFVLVLLSNISFQVATCGSIVKFLPGFQGPLPFLLETGYVGVGENEDVQVFYYFIESENNPKDDPLMLWLTGGPGCSALSGLVFEIGPLEFIKEEYNGSLPNLILKPHSWTKVSNIIFVDLPVFTGFTYATTETGSQRSDTILVHQVHQFLRKWLVDHPKFQSNEVYIGGDSYSGITVPAIVQEIAQGNKKGVQPWINLQGYLLGNPVTTEQEINYEIPFAHGMGLISDELYESLQKNCNGDYANVETRNVLCSRDMSSFNEATSGLNSAHILDPVCEWRDDTEISPRRSLIKKYPSKFLTKNLKLPPLYCRSYPYFLCGFWANDDNVRKALHIHKGSIGKWHRCTYNILNKADIHNTFDYHVNLSRKGIRSLIYSGDHDMSVPFLSTQAWIRSLNYSIVDDWRQWHTNDQVAGYTRTYSNRMTFATIKGGGHTAPEFRPKECFDMFSRWISKRPL encoded by the exons ATGGCAAAGTTTAGTTCAAGTTATGGGAATgttcttcttgtttttgttcttgttttattatcaaatatttcatttcaAGTTGCAACATGTGGCTCTATAGTAAAGTTTCTTCCTGGATTCCAAGGACCCCTTCCTTTTCTTCTTGAAACTGG GTATGTGGGAGTGGGAGAAAATGAGGATGTGCAAGTGTTTTACTATTTCATTGAATCAGAGAACAATCCTAAAGATGATCCTCTCATGCTTTGGTTAACTGGTGGACCTGGCTGCTCTGCTTTGTCTGGCCTTGTCTTTGAAATTG GTCCACTTGAATTTATAAAAGAGGAGTACAATGGTAGCCTACCTAATCTCATCTTAAAACCACATTCATGGACAAAG GTGAGTAACATTATATTTGTAGATTTGCCTGTTTTCACAGGCTTCACTTATGCCACAACAGAAACTGGTTCTCAGCGAAGCGATACAATACTAGTTCACCAAGTTCATCAATTTCTCAGAAAG TGGTTGGTTGATCATCCAAAATTTCAATCAAATGAAGTTTACATTGGCGGTGATTCATACTCTGGCATTACTGTTCCGGCAATTGTTCAAGAAATTGCACAAG GAAATAAAAAAGGAGTCCAGCCATGGATAAATCTTCAG GGATACTTGTTGGGGAATCCTGTAACAACTGAACAGGAAATAAACTATGAAATCCCCTTTGCTCATGGAATGGGACTCATATCCGATGAACTATACGAA TCACTGCAAAAAAATTGTAACGGAGACTATGCGAATGTAGAGACCAGAAATGTTTTATGTTCCAGAGATATGAGTTCATTCAACGAG GCTACATCAGGACTTAATTCAGCACATATTTTAGATCCAGTATGTGAGTGGCGTGATGATACTGAAATTTCTCCAAGGAGATCTCTAATTAAGAAATATCCCTCCAAGTTCCTCACTAAAAATCTCAAATTGCCGCCCTTATATTGTCGA AGTTATCCATATTTCCTTTGCGGCTTTTGGGCCAACGATGATAATGTTCGCAAAGCACTGCACATACATAAG GGAAGTATCGGGAAATGGCATCGTTGTACCTATAATATACTTAATAAGGCAGATATCCATAACACCTTTGATTATCATGTAAATCTCAGTAGAAAAGGGATTCGTTCACTAATTTACAG CGGAGATCATGACATGTCGGTTCCATTCTTATCAACACAAGCTTGGATAAGATCTTTGAACTACTCCATTGTTGATGATTGGAGACAGTGGCATACAAATGACCAAGTTGCAGG ATACACAAGGACTTACTCTAATCGGATGACATTTGCTACTATAAAG GGTGGAGGACACACGGCCCCGGAGTTTCGCCCTAAAGAATGTTTTGACATGTTTAGTAGGTGGATATCTAAGAGGCCTTTGTAG
- the LOC123895409 gene encoding serine carboxypeptidase-like 11 — protein sequence MEKFSSCYGKELLLVLVLLSHISFQLATCASIVKFLPGFQGTLPFLLETGYVGVGENEDVQVFYYFIESENNSKDDPLMLWLTGGPGCSALSGLFFEIGPLEIIKEEYNGSLPNLILRPHSWTKVCSIIFVDLPVSTGFSYARTNSASQRSDSILVRQALQFFRKWLVDHPKFQSNEVYIGGDSYSGIPVPVIVQEIAEGNEKGVKPWINLQGYLTGNAATTGKENNYKIPFAHGMGLISDELYDSLQKNCNGDYVSVENRNVLCARDISSFKEATSGLNPAHILDPDCKWLDDNGRFPTRSLIKKYPSKFLSTNLALPALSCRSYPYFLCGFWANDDNVRKALHIRKGSIGKWRRCSYDIPHKRDIPNSYDYHVNLSRKGIRSLIYSGDHDMLIPFLGTQAWIRSLNYSIVDDWRQWHTNDQVAGYTRTYSNRMTFATVKGGGHTAPEYRPKECFDMFSRWISKRPL from the exons ATGGAAAAGTTCAGTTCATGTTATGGGAAGGAACTTCTTTTGGTTCTTGTTTTATTATCACATATTTCATTTCAACTTGCAACATGTGCCTCTATAGTAAAATTTCTTCCTGGATTCCAAGGAACCCTTCCTTTTCTGCTTGAAACTGG ATATGTGGGAGTGGGAGAAAATGAGGATGTGCAAGTGTTTTACTATTTCATTGAATCAGAGAACAATTCAAAGGATGATCCTCTCATGCTTTGGCTAACTGGTGGACCTGGTTGCTCTGCTTTGTCTGGTCTTTTCTTTGAAATTG gtccacttgaaattataaagGAGGAATACAATGGTAGCTTGCCTAATCTGATCTTGAGGCCACATTCATGGACAAAG GTTTGTAGCATTATATTTGTAGATTTGCCTGTTTCCACAGGCTTCAGTTATGCCAGAACAAATTCCGCTTCTCAACGAAGCGACTCAATACTAGTTCGACAAGCTCTTCAATTTTTCAGGAAG TGGTTAGTTGATCATCCAAAATTTCAATCAAATGAAGTTTACATTGGCGGTGATTCATACTCTGGCATTCCTGTTCCGGTAATTGTTCAAGAAATTGCAGAAG GAAATGAAAAAGGTGTCAAACCATGGATAAATCTCCAG GGATACCTGACGGGGAATGCTGCAACAACCGGAAAGGAAAATAACTATAAAATCCCCTTTGCGCATGGAATGGGACTCATATCCGATGAACTATACGAC TCACTGCAAAAAAACTGTAACGGAGACTACGTAAGTGTAGAGAACAGAAATGTTTTATGCGCCAGAGATATCAGTTCATTCAAAGAG GCTACATCCGGACTTAATCCAGCGCATATTTTAGACCCGGATTGTAAGTGGCTTGATGATAATGGAAGATTTCCAACAAGATCTCTAATTAAGAAATATCCCTCCAAGTTCCTCAGTACAAATCTCGCATTACCCGCCTTAAGCTGTCGA AGTTATCCATATTTCCTTTGCGGTTTTTGGGCCAACGATGATAATGTTCGCAAAGCACTGCACATACGGAAG GGAAGTATTGGAAAATGGCGTCGTTGTAGCTATGATATACCTCATAAGAGGGATATCCCTAACAGCTATGATTATCACGTAAATCTCAGTAGAAAAGGCATTCGTTCACTGATTTACAG TGGCGATCATGACATGCTAATTCCATTCTTGGGGACACAAGCATGGATCAGATCTTTAAACTATTCCATTGTTGATGATTGGAGACAGTGGCATACAAATGACCAAGTTGCAGG ATACACAAGGACTTACTCTAATAGGATGACATTTGCAACTGTTAAG GGTGGAGGACACACAGCTCCTGAGTACCGGCCTAAAGAATGTTTTGACATGTTTAGTAGGTGGATATCTAAGAGGCCTTTGTAG